A part of Phoenix dactylifera cultivar Barhee BC4 chromosome 2, palm_55x_up_171113_PBpolish2nd_filt_p, whole genome shotgun sequence genomic DNA contains:
- the LOC120104441 gene encoding transcription elongation factor 1 homolog, with product MGKRKTRPKVVPKKPQPKLDVSFTCPFCNHDKSIDCSMDMKLKTGEAYCRACKAIYITSINHLTEPIDIYSEWLDECERVNGSEDNSRKRPRSA from the exons ATGGGTAAGAGGAAGACAAGGCCAAAGGTAGTTCCCAAGAAGCCCCAGCCTAAGCTGGACGTGAGCTTCACCTGCCCTTTCTGCAACCATGACAAGAGCATCGACTGCTCCAT GGACATGAAACTGAAGACTGGGGAGGCCTACTGCAGGGCCTGCAAAGCAATCTATATCACCTCCATCAACC ATTTAACAGAGCCCATCGATAT ATATAGTGAATGGCTCGATGAATGCGAACGGGTCAACGGCAGTGAAGATAACTCGAGAAAGAGGCCTCGCAGTGCTTAA